Genomic segment of Acidimicrobiales bacterium:
GCTGTCCGGGTTCGGAGCCGGCATGACCTGGGCCAGCGCCGTGGTGCGCTGGAGCGTGTGATGGGAGAGGGCGGGGGCCGGGTCGTGCTGGTCACCGGGGGGACCCGGGGGATCGGGCGGGCGTGCGTGGAGCGCTTCGCCGCCCTCGGGGACCGGGTCGTCTCCACGTCGCGCAGCGCGCCCGACAAGGAGGAGTCCGACGCCCTGTGGTCGCTCCCGTGCGATCAGCGTTCAGCAGGGGACGTCGACGCCCTGTTCGGGCGGATCGAGGAACGGTGGGGCCCGGTCGAGGTGCTGGTCGCCAACGCCGGGATGAACCGGGACCAGCTGATCCTGCGCATGGGCGAGGAGGCCTGGTCCCAGGTCATCGACACCAACCTCACCGGCACCTACCGGGTCGTGAAGCGGGCGGTCGGCCCGATGGTGCGGGCCCGGAAGGGCCGCATCGTGCTGGTGTCTTCGGTCTCCGGCCTGGCCGGCCAGGCGGGCCAGGCCAACTACGCCGCCTCCAAGGCCGGCCTGGTCGGGCTGGCCCGGTCGCTGGCCCGGGAGCTGGCCAGCCGGAGCATCCTGGTGAACGTGGTGGCGCCGGGTCCGGTCGAGACCGACATGCTGGCGGCGCTCAGCGCCCAGCAGGTCGAGGA
This window contains:
- the fabG gene encoding 3-oxoacyl-ACP reductase FabG, translated to MGEGGGRVVLVTGGTRGIGRACVERFAALGDRVVSTSRSAPDKEESDALWSLPCDQRSAGDVDALFGRIEERWGPVEVLVANAGMNRDQLILRMGEEAWSQVIDTNLTGTYRVVKRAVGPMVRARKGRIVLVSSVSGLAGQAGQANYAASKAGLVGLARSLARELASRSILVNVVAPGPVETDMLAALSAQQVEELVARVPLGRAALPEEIAAAVAFLASPGASYITGAVVPVDGGLAMGH